The proteins below are encoded in one region of Aulosira sp. FACHB-615:
- a CDS encoding glycoside hydrolase — MGPIAALLAFICLLQWYIFGDLRSPSDPVFNDNQPPLVMKGGDPYIRALMRTISASEANGNRPYSLLYGGQQVTDLSRHPEICVTIVTGPNTGNCSTAAGRYQIINTTWFNIAPRYHPSPARMVFWTSYSFEPEFQDVVVYRWLNDNQVWGVDISKLLRQGKINDVLRRLSPTWTSLGYGIETNSISSSLPKIYQKMLKEELAAANQSTSVNVAPTP, encoded by the coding sequence ATTGGGCCGATCGCGGCGCTACTGGCTTTTATATGCTTGTTACAGTGGTATATCTTTGGAGACTTGCGATCGCCTTCTGATCCTGTCTTTAATGATAATCAACCACCGCTAGTTATGAAAGGCGGCGACCCCTATATCCGCGCCTTGATGCGAACCATTTCCGCCAGCGAAGCTAATGGGAACCGTCCCTACTCTCTGTTGTATGGTGGACAACAAGTTACAGACTTAAGTCGTCACCCAGAAATCTGCGTCACTATCGTTACCGGGCCAAACACAGGTAATTGTTCTACAGCTGCGGGCAGATATCAAATTATCAATACTACTTGGTTTAATATCGCACCCCGATATCATCCCAGCCCAGCGAGAATGGTGTTTTGGACTTCTTATAGTTTTGAACCAGAATTTCAAGATGTAGTAGTTTATCGTTGGTTAAACGATAATCAAGTTTGGGGTGTGGATATTTCTAAACTTTTGCGTCAAGGCAAAATAAATGATGTTTTACGCCGTTTATCTCCGACTTGGACAAGTTTAGGATATGGAATTGAAACAAATTCTATCAGTAGTTCTTTACCTAAGATTTATCAGAAAATGTTAAAAGAAGAATTAGCCGCAGCTAATCAATCAACATCAGTAAATGTCGCACCAACTCCTTAA
- a CDS encoding Uma2 family endonuclease, translating to MTAITLNLDSVIKLTREEFYRLCTENPDLKLERNVQGELIIMPPTGGETGRSNVNLILQVALWNEQTRAGEVFDSSTGFTLPNGADRSPDVSWVEKSRWDALSKEQRERFIPLCPDFVIEIMSPSDSLAKIQAKMTEYMANGCRLGWLFNRKQQEVEIYRPGREVEVLKSPQVLSGENVLSGFVINLQKIWS from the coding sequence ATGACAGCAATAACATTAAATCTTGATTCTGTAATTAAACTCACAAGAGAGGAATTTTACCGCCTATGTACAGAAAATCCAGATTTAAAATTAGAACGCAATGTTCAGGGAGAATTAATTATTATGCCCCCAACGGGAGGAGAAACAGGCAGAAGTAATGTTAATTTAATTCTGCAAGTCGCTTTGTGGAATGAACAAACACGAGCTGGAGAAGTTTTTGATTCTTCTACTGGATTTACTTTACCAAATGGTGCTGACCGTTCTCCTGATGTTTCTTGGGTAGAAAAATCTCGTTGGGATGCTTTGAGTAAAGAACAAAGAGAAAGGTTTATTCCCTTGTGTCCAGATTTTGTCATTGAGATTATGTCACCATCTGATTCTTTGGCAAAAATTCAAGCTAAAATGACTGAATATATGGCAAATGGCTGCCGATTAGGTTGGTTATTTAATCGCAAGCAACAAGAAGTAGAAATATATCGTCCAGGACGAGAGGTGGAAGTTTTAAAATCGCCTCAAGTTCTTTCTGGTGAAAATGTATTATCTGGATTTGTCATCAATCTGCAAAAAATTTGGTCTTAA